A window from Chloroflexaceae bacterium encodes these proteins:
- a CDS encoding DUF2256 domain-containing protein, protein MRGVKKQHLPEKTCAACGRPFRWRKSLAKTWDEVKYCSDACRRYRASGGKPSRRR, encoded by the coding sequence ATGCGGGGAGTGAAAAAACAACATCTGCCTGAGAAAACCTGCGCCGCCTGCGGCCGGCCCTTTCGCTGGCGCAAGAGCCTGGCAAAGACCTGGGACGAGGTCAAGTATTGCAGTGACGCCTGCCGGCGCTACAGGGCCAGCGGCGGCAAGCCGTCCCGGAGGAGGTGA